The following nucleotide sequence is from Streptomyces caniferus.
GGCGGGCGGTACGCACCAGGTCGGCGGGGAAGACGAGCTGGACTTCGAGTTGTTCGGTGGGGCTGTCAACTCGCCTGTGGCAGACCGGTCCGGTGCCGGCGAGGGGGGCGATTTCGCGTGGGGGCCGGAGATACAGGCGAGAGGAGCGCCTTCCCCTACTCGTCCCCGGCGTAGTCGCCGTGGTGGGCCGGACCCAGTACCTCGTCGGCGCTGCGCGGCTCTGTGCGCGGCTGCTGGTTGAGCTTGTGGCGCGCGATGGAGGATCGCCGGTAGACCTCCTTGCGGACCCGCATGATGTTGCCCAGGGGCGCGTGCTCGGCGGTGACCCGCCAGGGCGTGAAGGACAGGGCGTCCATCTTCTCCAGATTCTCCGAGCTGGAGATGTCCTGCTGCGGCAGCCGCAGCTTCGCCACGGTGACGGACGGCGAGAGCTGCTCGGGCCACTCCACGGTGGTGTCCTCCACCGGCATGCGCTCCAGATCGGTGCAGAGCTGAACCTGGATGTCGAAGGTGTACGGCCGCTCCTGCAGCTCGGCTTGCAGGGCCGGCCGGAAGACCTCCGGCGCGGAGGCCGGGTCGATGGCGCGCCGGACCACCGCGGCGGCGAAGTGCGGGTCAGGGGTGATGCGGACCTTGGCGATGTAGTCTCCGTGCCTGACCGCGCCCATCGTCCAGTAGCTCGACAGCAGTACGTTGACCGGGGGGATCTTGGACAGGCGGAGGAAGGCCAGGAACTCGTCCCATGCCCAGTTGTCCTGGTCGAGGGTTCCCTTTCCGGTCACGAACTCGGTGAAGAAACGATGCGCGCCGGGTCGGCCGTGAGAGAAGTAGGACGGGGCGTCCAGGAACAATTCCTGGATGAACAGGTAGTGCTCGACTGTATTGCAGAAGAAGATCGGTGCGTTGATGTTGGCGTAGTCGAAGGTGCCGGTGTCCGGTTCGTCTTCCAGCAGGGTCGGGCCGTCGATGCCGAAGATCTTCAGTGCCAGTCCGGTGGCGGCGCCCAGTCGCGCGTCGGCTCCGGCGTGCGGCGAGCCGTTGGAGAAGCGGATGAGTGCATCGTGGGTTCCCGGAGTCGCGTAGATGCCTTGGGCGTACTCGGGGGGAAGCCCGTCCAGGATCTCCACTTCCCCTCGGACCAGCCCGTAGCCCTTGGCGTGGGCGTCGCGGAGGGCCCGGCCGGTGCCACCGGCCTTCACTGACTCGGTGATGTAGCTCTCGGTCTTTGCGATCACCGTCTGGAGGTTCTGTTCGAAGTGCGGGTCATCGTCTTCGACGTCAGGCGTGTAGCGGACGAACTGTGCTGCCATGACTTCGACCTCTTTTCGAGAACCGTGGTGGGGCCTCAGGGGCAAGAATCGCCTTCAGTCCTCCAGCTCCGCGATCCAGCGCAGGGCACGCAAACCCGGCAGGAAGCAGTACTCGCCGCCCCGGGTGACCACGAAGCCGGGCAGATTCTGGAGGCGGCGCCGGACCGGTTTCTCCGGGATGGTGGCGCTGCCGGTTCCGTCGTGATGTCCGGCCACCGGGTCCTTCTCGCCGGGGTGGCCGATGAAGTTGCCGTCGTTGACCCACTCGGCCTCGATGAACTCGAATTGCCGTTCCAGGTGGGCTCCGAGGAAGACGCCGACCAGGCCCCGGTCGGCGCCGTCGTCCTCCAGCACTCCCTCTGGCAGCGGCGGGCCGTAGGTGGTGCCGCGGCGGATGAGCCGGTGCATCCGCGCGTCGCCGATGATGGTGGAATCCCGGGGGTTGATACGGCGGATGTGCGCACCGGCAGGGCACCGGAACCCCCGGTCGTCGTTCTCCCGGTACAGGAAGTTGTTGACGCGGTGCGGATCGGCCGCCAGTTCCGGATCATCGTGCTCCGGCGCCAGCGCCAGCGGCGCCCCGCTGGGCCAGCGCCCGACCATCTTCGCCGCCAGGAGCGCCTCCTCCTCGGCGCTGGCGGTGTTCGCGCGCAGGTAGCGGCGCCAGGCCGCCACGTTGGTGTGGATCTTGCGCACGGCCGCGTAGGTCCCGTTGCGCCCCAGCACATCCGGGCTGGGCATGGGCGGCGGGCTGCCGGTCTCGTCGGGGTAGCCGAGGAGGAACTCGCCGGCCTTGATGGGGGCTTCCTGCGGGTTGGAGCCGAGCAGTCCGACGCCCTCGATGTTCGGTTGGCTGATGCCGTCGCGGAAGCCGAAGGTGGTGCGCCCGGTCGGGAGCTGGTGGACGTCCTGCTGCCAGATCACCTGAACACCGGGCGTGTCCTCGTAGGCGACACGGGCCCGCTCCAGCTCCTTGTCCAGCTGCGCAGCCTCGGAGGAGAGGGCGCTCAACGCGATATGGACCTCGCCCGTTCCGAACGGTGTCTCCCAGTGGGCCGGGGCGCTCTCGCCCACGTCACCGATCAGCTCCGCGCGCGCGGCCATGCCCTCCCGGAACGCCCGCGGAAAGCTGTCCAGCGACTCCTGGGGCACCCCCAGCGCCCTCAGCCCCTGGTAGGTGAACGCCACCGCCACCCAGGCATCCTGACTCCGGTCCGCACTGGGCAGACCACTTGCGGTCAACGGGAGCAGCCTCCGCAGCAGGGCGCGCCCGGCGTGGCGGTCGTCGACGCGCAGGAAGACGAACTTTCCCTCGTACGGCACGGGCCGTGGACGCAGGGCCCCGCTTTGGACGTCGTCGATCTCGACGCGCACGCC
It contains:
- a CDS encoding catalase family protein, coding for MAAQFVRYTPDVEDDDPHFEQNLQTVIAKTESYITESVKAGGTGRALRDAHAKGYGLVRGEVEILDGLPPEYAQGIYATPGTHDALIRFSNGSPHAGADARLGAATGLALKIFGIDGPTLLEDEPDTGTFDYANINAPIFFCNTVEHYLFIQELFLDAPSYFSHGRPGAHRFFTEFVTGKGTLDQDNWAWDEFLAFLRLSKIPPVNVLLSSYWTMGAVRHGDYIAKVRITPDPHFAAAVVRRAIDPASAPEVFRPALQAELQERPYTFDIQVQLCTDLERMPVEDTTVEWPEQLSPSVTVAKLRLPQQDISSSENLEKMDALSFTPWRVTAEHAPLGNIMRVRKEVYRRSSIARHKLNQQPRTEPRSADEVLGPAHHGDYAGDE
- a CDS encoding Dyp-type peroxidase — its product is MNTAASSSEPGVRVEIDDVQSGALRPRPVPYEGKFVFLRVDDRHAGRALLRRLLPLTASGLPSADRSQDAWVAVAFTYQGLRALGVPQESLDSFPRAFREGMAARAELIGDVGESAPAHWETPFGTGEVHIALSALSSEAAQLDKELERARVAYEDTPGVQVIWQQDVHQLPTGRTTFGFRDGISQPNIEGVGLLGSNPQEAPIKAGEFLLGYPDETGSPPPMPSPDVLGRNGTYAAVRKIHTNVAAWRRYLRANTASAEEEALLAAKMVGRWPSGAPLALAPEHDDPELAADPHRVNNFLYRENDDRGFRCPAGAHIRRINPRDSTIIGDARMHRLIRRGTTYGPPLPEGVLEDDGADRGLVGVFLGAHLERQFEFIEAEWVNDGNFIGHPGEKDPVAGHHDGTGSATIPEKPVRRRLQNLPGFVVTRGGEYCFLPGLRALRWIAELED